The genomic DNA TTCGTCGAAAAAGGCGAATCGGTCGCGAAGTAACTCATCGGGCCGTAGGCCCAAAAAATCAAGCCCAAACCTTCGTGCCTTCAGAACAGTTGGCACAGATATCGATCTCTTTGCGCGACTTCATGAGTGATTTGCGGAATGCCGCATAGCGCTCGCCGTACCAGAGTTCGCCGAACGATTGTTCACCGAGTTGTCCGAGTTGGTGCGTTGCGTCCTTGTCGAAACAACAGGGTATTACTCGTCCATCCCAGGTGATGACGCAGCTATGCCACATTTTCCAGCAGTGGTCGTCGAGGGGGTTCTTCACCTTCCATTTGCCATCTTTGCACTGCTTGTAGCGGGCGTACTTTTCGATGGTCGGAATCAGGGGATTGCCGTTTTCGTAATCGTAGACCTGGGCGGTCTTGTATCGGACTTCATCGACGCCAAACTCCTTGCCCATGCGCTTCACTTCGTAGATTTGATGTTCATTGGGACGCACTACCAGGAATTGCCAAATGACGTGCGGAGTTCTCGACTTGAGCTTATGTTTCCATTCTATAATGTTGCGCGTACCTTCAAGGACCTTGTTGAGCTCCCCTTCGCGACGATACTGCTCGTAAGCTTCTTGTGTGGTACCGTCTATGGAAAT from Flavobacteriales bacterium includes the following:
- a CDS encoding SPASM domain-containing protein encodes the protein MTARLYDALNFFSKLTWKRAVNGAAVISSYYFSRWFGSTKPRGLPFSIAFEPTTACNLGCPECPSGLKQFTRPTGNLKVDFFDKAIDELAPTTAYITFYFQGEPFINPRFLEMVQMATSKRIYTTTSTNAHFLHPGLAKKTVESGLDRLIISIDGTTQEAYEQYRREGELNKVLEGTRNIIEWKHKLKSRTPHVIWQFLVVRPNEHQIYEVKRMGKEFGVDEVRYKTAQVYDYENGNPLIPTIEKYARYKQCKDGKWKVKNPLDDHCWKMWHSCVITWDGRVIPCCFDKDATHQLGQLGEQSFGELWYGERYAAFRKSLMKSRKEIDICANCSEGTKVWA